Proteins from one Microtus pennsylvanicus isolate mMicPen1 chromosome 7, mMicPen1.hap1, whole genome shotgun sequence genomic window:
- the Lrrc71 gene encoding leucine-rich repeat-containing protein 71 isoform X1 produces MSNEPSATGTSPRTPRPGGQKSSGAVTKKGERAAKEKPATALPPVGEEEPKNPEEYQCSGILETDFAELCARSGYTDFPKVVIRPRPHQNFVPSASMSEKPTQDDQRLSASCSQNSLESKYVFFRPTIQVEMEQEDSKAVKEIYIRGWKVEDRILGILSKCLPSLSQLQAINLWKVGLTDKTLTTFIALLPLCSSTLRKVSLEGNPLPEQSYYKLMGLDSTIAHLSLRNNNIDDHGAQLLGQALSTLHNSNRTLVSLNLGFNHIGDEGAGYIADGLRLNRSLLWLSLAHNRIQDKGALKLAEVLRPFELTHTEVVERRRLLLEKGSQERSRSPSSSRHGDSKTEREKSQMMGISSVALAEKPEKMQTLKTPKGLGKKKEKSAEVVKKEEKSSSGQSPTQGTPKKEDATKAGKGKVTIPEQKMSKGKGPKMGSKEKRSILLESEQLVVEATEMVNPLLEPVEHRNGKVFMPGNKVLLHLNLLRNRITEVGLEGFLTAVQYQVQVSKPKSSSKGPLGLLWLSLAKNCFDPQCPTYTMIQELMLPRDPVKAKVREEEATAT; encoded by the exons ATGTCAAATGAGCCGAGTGCTACGGGGACCTCACCTAGGACACCACGTCCGGGGGGCCAAAAGTCATCCGGTGCGGTAACCAAGAAGGGGGAGCGGGCTGCTAAGGAGAAGCCAGCAACTGCCCTGCCTCCAGTGGGTGAGGAGGAGCCAAAAAATCCCG AGGAATACCAGTGCTCAGGGATCCTGGAGACAGACTTCGCAGAGCTCTGCGCACGGTCAGGCTACACGGACTTTCCCAAAGTCGTCATCCGGCCACGGCCCCATCAGAACTTTGTCCCTTCTGCCTCCATGTCAGAAAAACCCACCCAAG ACGACCAGCGGCTGTCGGCATCCTGTAGCCAGAACAGCCTGGAAAGCAAATACGTGTTCTTTCGGCCCACCATTCAGGTGGAGATGGAGCAGGAGGACAGCAAGGCAGTGAAAGAGATCTACATCCGAG GTTGGAAAGTTGAGGATCGGATTCTGGGTATCCTCTCCAAATGTCTACCCTCCCTCAGCCAGCTGCAAGCCATCAA CTTGTGGAAGGTGGGGCTGACGGATAAGACCCTGACCACGTTCATCGCCCTTTTGCCTCTCTGTTCCTCCACACTCAG GAAGGTATCTCTGGAAGGGAACCCACTGCCGGAGCAGTCCTATTACAAGCTCATGGGACTGGACAGCAC GATCGCTCACTTGTCTCTGAGGAACAACAACATCGATGACCATGGGGCGCAGCTCCTAGGCCAGGCACTGTCAACACTGCACAACAGCAACAGGACCCTTGTTTCACTGAACCTGGGATTCAACCACATTGGAGACGAGGGCGCAGGCTACATTGCAGAT GGCCTGAGGCTGAATCGCTCTCTCCTCTGGTTGTCCCTGGCGCACAATCGTATTCAAGACAAGGGAGCACTGAAGCTGGCCGAG GTCCTGCGCCCCTTTGAGCTGACCCACACggaggtggtggagaggaggCGCCTGCTGCTGGAGAAAGGATCGCAGGAGCGGTCACGATCG CCTTCCTCCTCCCGACATGGGGATTCCAAAACGGAGCGTGAGAAGTCTCAGATGATGGGGATCAGCAGTGTTGCTTTGGCCGAGAAGCCAGAAAAGATGCAGACACTGAAAACACCTAAGGGCCTGGGCAAGAAAAAGGAGAAGTCAGCG GAAGTTgtaaagaaggaggagaagtcGAGCTCTGGGCAGTCACCCACACAAGGAACCCCTAAGAAAGAAGATGCCACAAAGGCAGGCAAGGGGA AGGTCACCATCCCCGAGCAGAAGATGAGCAAGGGAAAAGGGCCCAAGATGGGGAGCAAAGAGAAGCGCAGCATCCTCCTGGAGTCCGAG CAGCTGGTTGTCGAAGCTACAGAGATGGTCAACCCTCTCCTGGAGCCTGTGGAGCACCGAAATGGGAAAGTTTTCATGCCTGGGAACAAGGTCCTTTTGCACCTCAACCTCCTCC GAAACCGAATTACAGAAGTGGGGTTGGAAGGTTTCCTTACTGCCGTGCAATACCAGGTTCAGGTCTCCAAGCCCAAGAGTTCATCCAAGGGTCCCTTGGGGCTGCTGTGGCTATCCCTGGCG aaaaactGCTTTGACCCACAGTGTCCAACATACACCATGATTCAGGAACTGATGCTGCCAAGGGACCCTGTGAAGGCCAAGGTCAGGGAGGAGGAGGCCACAGCTACCTAG
- the Lrrc71 gene encoding leucine-rich repeat-containing protein 71 isoform X2: MSNEPSATGTSPRTPRPGGQKSSGAVTKKGERAAKEKPATALPPVGEEEPKNPEEYQCSGILETDFAELCARSGYTDFPKVVIRPRPHQNFVPSASMSEKPTQDDQRLSASCSQNSLESKYVFFRPTIQVEMEQEDSKAVKEIYIRGWKVEDRILGILSKCLPSLSQLQAINLWKVGLTDKTLTTFIALLPLCSSTLRKVSLEGNPLPEQSYYKLMGLDSTIAHLSLRNNNIDDHGAQLLGQALSTLHNSNRTLVSLNLGFNHIGDEGAGYIADGLRLNRSLLWLSLAHNRIQDKGALKLAEVLRPFELTHTEVVERRRLLLEKGSQERSRSPSSSRHGDSKTEREKSQMMGISSVALAEKPEKMQTLKTPKGLGKKKEKSAEVVKKEEKSSSGQSPTQGTPKKEDATKAGKGKVTIPEQKMSKGKGPKMGSKEKRSILLESELVVEATEMVNPLLEPVEHRNGKVFMPGNKVLLHLNLLRNRITEVGLEGFLTAVQYQVQVSKPKSSSKGPLGLLWLSLAKNCFDPQCPTYTMIQELMLPRDPVKAKVREEEATAT; encoded by the exons ATGTCAAATGAGCCGAGTGCTACGGGGACCTCACCTAGGACACCACGTCCGGGGGGCCAAAAGTCATCCGGTGCGGTAACCAAGAAGGGGGAGCGGGCTGCTAAGGAGAAGCCAGCAACTGCCCTGCCTCCAGTGGGTGAGGAGGAGCCAAAAAATCCCG AGGAATACCAGTGCTCAGGGATCCTGGAGACAGACTTCGCAGAGCTCTGCGCACGGTCAGGCTACACGGACTTTCCCAAAGTCGTCATCCGGCCACGGCCCCATCAGAACTTTGTCCCTTCTGCCTCCATGTCAGAAAAACCCACCCAAG ACGACCAGCGGCTGTCGGCATCCTGTAGCCAGAACAGCCTGGAAAGCAAATACGTGTTCTTTCGGCCCACCATTCAGGTGGAGATGGAGCAGGAGGACAGCAAGGCAGTGAAAGAGATCTACATCCGAG GTTGGAAAGTTGAGGATCGGATTCTGGGTATCCTCTCCAAATGTCTACCCTCCCTCAGCCAGCTGCAAGCCATCAA CTTGTGGAAGGTGGGGCTGACGGATAAGACCCTGACCACGTTCATCGCCCTTTTGCCTCTCTGTTCCTCCACACTCAG GAAGGTATCTCTGGAAGGGAACCCACTGCCGGAGCAGTCCTATTACAAGCTCATGGGACTGGACAGCAC GATCGCTCACTTGTCTCTGAGGAACAACAACATCGATGACCATGGGGCGCAGCTCCTAGGCCAGGCACTGTCAACACTGCACAACAGCAACAGGACCCTTGTTTCACTGAACCTGGGATTCAACCACATTGGAGACGAGGGCGCAGGCTACATTGCAGAT GGCCTGAGGCTGAATCGCTCTCTCCTCTGGTTGTCCCTGGCGCACAATCGTATTCAAGACAAGGGAGCACTGAAGCTGGCCGAG GTCCTGCGCCCCTTTGAGCTGACCCACACggaggtggtggagaggaggCGCCTGCTGCTGGAGAAAGGATCGCAGGAGCGGTCACGATCG CCTTCCTCCTCCCGACATGGGGATTCCAAAACGGAGCGTGAGAAGTCTCAGATGATGGGGATCAGCAGTGTTGCTTTGGCCGAGAAGCCAGAAAAGATGCAGACACTGAAAACACCTAAGGGCCTGGGCAAGAAAAAGGAGAAGTCAGCG GAAGTTgtaaagaaggaggagaagtcGAGCTCTGGGCAGTCACCCACACAAGGAACCCCTAAGAAAGAAGATGCCACAAAGGCAGGCAAGGGGA AGGTCACCATCCCCGAGCAGAAGATGAGCAAGGGAAAAGGGCCCAAGATGGGGAGCAAAGAGAAGCGCAGCATCCTCCTGGAGTCCGAG CTGGTTGTCGAAGCTACAGAGATGGTCAACCCTCTCCTGGAGCCTGTGGAGCACCGAAATGGGAAAGTTTTCATGCCTGGGAACAAGGTCCTTTTGCACCTCAACCTCCTCC GAAACCGAATTACAGAAGTGGGGTTGGAAGGTTTCCTTACTGCCGTGCAATACCAGGTTCAGGTCTCCAAGCCCAAGAGTTCATCCAAGGGTCCCTTGGGGCTGCTGTGGCTATCCCTGGCG aaaaactGCTTTGACCCACAGTGTCCAACATACACCATGATTCAGGAACTGATGCTGCCAAGGGACCCTGTGAAGGCCAAGGTCAGGGAGGAGGAGGCCACAGCTACCTAG